The Ferroacidibacillus organovorans genome window below encodes:
- the pth gene encoding aminoacyl-tRNA hydrolase, with product MKLIVGLGNPGKEYAKTRHNVGFWCVEAWLKTLSGVREKGKWDAQIVETNVRTEPVILMRPQTFMNRSGLSVARAVREKGLDPERDLLVIYDDMDLPAGALRLREKGSSGGHNGIKSIIQELGTQNFARIRVGIGRPEPGILVIDHVLHAFSRDDRIRVEAAVDRAVEAAQAFCVESFPLVMNRFNSASNVK from the coding sequence GTGAAACTGATTGTGGGTCTTGGAAATCCGGGAAAAGAATACGCAAAAACCCGACACAATGTCGGGTTTTGGTGCGTTGAGGCGTGGCTCAAAACGCTTTCTGGCGTTCGTGAAAAAGGGAAGTGGGATGCACAGATCGTTGAGACGAATGTGCGCACAGAGCCGGTCATCCTCATGCGGCCGCAGACGTTCATGAATCGCAGTGGGCTCTCGGTCGCGCGCGCTGTGCGTGAGAAAGGCCTCGATCCAGAGCGCGATTTGCTTGTCATCTATGATGATATGGACCTTCCCGCAGGTGCGTTGCGATTGCGCGAAAAAGGCAGTTCTGGCGGGCACAACGGGATAAAGTCGATCATTCAGGAGCTTGGCACACAGAACTTTGCGCGCATTCGCGTGGGCATTGGCCGCCCCGAGCCAGGAATCCTTGTCATCGATCACGTCTTGCATGCCTTTTCACGTGACGATCGCATTCGCGTTGAAGCGGCGGTCGATCGCGCTGTGGAGGCGGCGCAGGCTTTTTGTGTCGAATCCTTCCCGCTTGTCATGAATAGGTTTAATTCCGCGTCGAATGTAAAATAA
- the glmU gene encoding bifunctional UDP-N-acetylglucosamine diphosphorylase/glucosamine-1-phosphate N-acetyltransferase GlmU has translation MLNGVILAAGLGKRMNSSRHKVVHEVCGKPMILHIVEEMAAVGFDRLFVVVGKLESQVRDVLGDRVTYLRQAEQLGTGHAVMSAAPELGDEGMTVVLYGDGPLISRAEVERMIEHAKREKANAVLTAVVDNPFGFGRIVRDGVGHVERIVEEKDATQDERAIREVNSGIFAFDTASLKRVLSKLTNDNAQQEYLLTDCVEHLRAEGQIVIPVVVRDVDEIANVNDRIQLAYVEERLRRRILRRHMESGVTVIDPGSTYIHADVKIGQDTVIYPGSHLEGKTTIARGCTIGPNVRLVDVTVDDDATIMYSVAMKSSIGQRASVGPFAYIRPHSVVGEDAKVGDFVELKNATVGARSKVSHLAYVGDASVGSDVNIGCGVVTVNYDGFQKHQTVIEDGSFIGSNVNLIAPVHIGQGGYVATGSTITDDVEVDDFAIARERQVNKKGYARVLRTRLAARHGERNEAQEDK, from the coding sequence TTGTTAAATGGTGTCATATTAGCCGCGGGACTGGGGAAACGCATGAATTCGAGCCGCCACAAAGTCGTTCACGAGGTGTGCGGAAAACCGATGATCTTGCACATTGTTGAGGAGATGGCGGCAGTAGGATTTGATCGACTCTTTGTTGTCGTTGGCAAATTGGAGTCGCAAGTGCGTGATGTATTGGGTGACCGCGTCACGTATCTTCGTCAAGCGGAGCAACTGGGAACGGGACATGCGGTGATGAGTGCAGCGCCTGAACTCGGTGATGAGGGCATGACGGTCGTGCTTTATGGAGACGGCCCCCTGATTTCGCGCGCGGAGGTGGAGCGCATGATCGAGCATGCCAAGCGGGAAAAGGCAAACGCAGTGCTTACGGCCGTGGTGGATAACCCGTTTGGGTTTGGCCGTATCGTGCGCGACGGCGTGGGCCACGTGGAGCGAATTGTAGAGGAGAAAGATGCCACACAGGATGAGCGGGCCATTCGCGAAGTCAACAGTGGCATTTTTGCGTTTGATACGGCGTCCTTGAAACGGGTTTTATCCAAATTGACCAACGATAATGCACAACAAGAGTATCTTTTAACAGATTGTGTAGAACATCTGCGCGCGGAAGGCCAGATTGTGATTCCGGTTGTCGTCCGCGATGTGGATGAGATTGCAAATGTGAATGATCGGATTCAGTTGGCCTATGTGGAAGAGCGACTGCGCAGGCGTATTCTTAGGAGGCATATGGAAAGCGGCGTGACGGTGATTGATCCGGGATCGACGTATATTCACGCGGATGTCAAGATCGGGCAGGACACGGTGATCTATCCGGGGTCGCATCTCGAAGGGAAAACGACCATCGCGCGCGGCTGCACGATTGGCCCCAATGTGCGCCTCGTTGATGTGACGGTTGACGATGACGCGACGATTATGTATTCGGTCGCCATGAAAAGCAGTATCGGCCAGCGGGCTTCTGTCGGTCCGTTCGCGTATATCAGGCCGCACTCTGTGGTCGGCGAAGACGCGAAAGTGGGCGATTTTGTCGAATTAAAGAATGCGACGGTCGGTGCGCGCTCTAAGGTGAGCCATCTCGCGTATGTGGGCGATGCGTCAGTCGGCAGTGATGTGAATATCGGGTGTGGCGTGGTGACCGTGAATTACGATGGGTTCCAGAAGCATCAGACGGTGATCGAAGATGGGAGTTTTATCGGCTCCAATGTCAATTTGATTGCTCCTGTGCATATTGGCCAAGGCGGCTATGTGGCGACTGGATCTACGATCACGGATGATGTAGAGGTAGATGATTTTGCGATTGCGCGCGAGCGGCAAGTGAACAAAAAGGGTTACGCGCGCGTCTTGCGCACGCGCCTGGCGGCGCGTCACGGCGAACGCAACGAGGCACAGGAGGATAAGTGA
- a CDS encoding anti-sigma-F factor Fin: protein MKIVYTCRYCKNLVGEIDGDGLSASALGFTSLTPEERADIIYYDVTDQNLYVTTVCEYCESAIAKHPSLVLEKTPLQ, encoded by the coding sequence ATGAAGATTGTGTACACATGCCGCTATTGCAAGAATCTCGTCGGTGAAATTGACGGCGACGGGCTTTCTGCAAGCGCGCTCGGATTTACATCTTTGACTCCTGAAGAGAGAGCGGATATCATTTATTATGATGTCACAGACCAGAATCTCTACGTTACGACCGTATGCGAGTATTGTGAGTCGGCAATTGCCAAACACCCCAGCCTGGTGCTTGAGAAAACGCCGCTTCAATAG
- the ispE gene encoding 4-(cytidine 5'-diphospho)-2-C-methyl-D-erythritol kinase — MIYESARAKINLTLDVIAKRTDGFHEVEMVMQTVDLCDYLTMTERDDEQIAVTTNAAFVPTDERNLAYKAALLLREATGVRKGALIDIDKRIPVAAGLAGGSADAAAALRGLNRLWNTRLSHDELAEIGARIGSDVPFCIYGGTAIARGRGEKIERLPSAPCYFVVLVKPAISVSTADIYGALRLDRIVEHPSARKMTEALSTRDLDRVVLAAGNVLEPITTEIHPEVARIKEQLLRMGAVFAQMSGSGPTVFGLTTREQKAKRIAMEFKTWIKEVYLCRTC; from the coding sequence TTGATCTATGAGAGCGCGCGTGCAAAAATCAATCTCACGCTCGATGTCATCGCGAAGCGCACCGATGGGTTCCACGAAGTTGAAATGGTCATGCAGACTGTAGATTTATGCGATTATCTGACGATGACAGAGCGAGACGACGAGCAGATTGCAGTTACGACAAATGCGGCGTTTGTGCCGACGGATGAACGCAATCTTGCCTACAAAGCGGCGCTTTTGCTGCGCGAAGCCACGGGCGTCCGCAAGGGCGCCCTGATTGACATTGATAAGCGAATTCCCGTCGCGGCGGGGTTGGCGGGTGGATCGGCGGATGCGGCAGCAGCCCTGCGCGGGCTCAACCGGCTCTGGAATACGCGACTGTCACATGATGAGCTTGCCGAGATTGGCGCGCGTATCGGGTCGGATGTCCCGTTTTGCATCTATGGTGGCACTGCAATTGCGCGCGGGCGGGGGGAAAAGATAGAACGGTTGCCGTCAGCTCCCTGCTATTTTGTAGTGCTTGTCAAACCGGCGATTTCGGTATCGACGGCGGATATCTATGGTGCACTTCGCCTTGATCGAATTGTAGAGCACCCGTCTGCCCGCAAAATGACCGAAGCGCTCAGCACGCGCGATCTCGATCGCGTCGTGTTGGCTGCCGGAAATGTGCTTGAGCCGATCACGACAGAGATTCACCCCGAAGTGGCGCGAATTAAGGAACAACTGTTGCGCATGGGTGCGGTGTTTGCGCAAATGTCAGGCAGTGGTCCGACGGTTTTTGGCTTGACGACGCGCGAGCAAAAGGCGAAACGCATTGCGATGGAGTTTAAAACATGGATAAAAGAAGTCTATCTCTGCCGTACGTGTTAG
- the spoVG gene encoding septation regulator SpoVG — translation MNITDVRLRRVTTEGRMRAIASITIDGEFVVHDIRVIDGNAGMFVAMPSKRTPDGEFRDIAHPITTHTRQQIQDAVLEEYYRADDRLDSVVVGE, via the coding sequence ATGAACATAACCGATGTTCGGTTGCGACGCGTAACGACAGAGGGGCGCATGAGGGCGATCGCTTCAATCACCATTGATGGTGAGTTTGTTGTTCACGATATTCGCGTGATTGACGGTAATGCTGGAATGTTTGTCGCGATGCCGAGCAAGCGAACGCCGGATGGCGAGTTTCGTGATATCGCGCACCCGATCACAACGCACACCAGGCAGCAGATACAGGACGCTGTTCTGGAAGAGTATTACCGCGCCGATGATCGACTCGACTCGGTCGTCGTCGGTGAATAA
- a CDS encoding RidA family protein, whose amino-acid sequence MKFISTENAPAAIGPYSQGVRVGNLVFLSGQIPLTAEGVLVEGDVRAQTEQVLQNIRAVLRAAGASLSHVVKCTVFLADMNDFTVVNEVYGQAFGSHRPARSTVQVARLPRDVRVEIEVIAAVDERE is encoded by the coding sequence ATGAAGTTTATCAGCACAGAAAACGCTCCTGCCGCGATTGGTCCTTATTCGCAAGGTGTGCGCGTTGGCAATCTGGTGTTTTTATCCGGACAGATTCCGCTTACGGCAGAAGGTGTGTTGGTCGAAGGTGATGTGCGGGCGCAAACGGAGCAGGTTCTGCAAAACATTCGCGCGGTTCTTCGCGCAGCCGGGGCTTCGCTTTCGCACGTTGTAAAATGCACTGTCTTTCTTGCGGATATGAACGACTTTACTGTGGTGAACGAGGTGTATGGTCAGGCGTTTGGTTCGCATCGACCTGCGCGCTCAACCGTTCAAGTGGCGCGACTCCCGCGCGATGTGCGCGTTGAAATTGAAGTGATTGCGGCTGTTGACGAAAGAGAGTGA
- a CDS encoding ribose-phosphate diphosphokinase, whose product MSFSDPRLKLFTGNANPELAREIANHIGLDLGVMQIARFRDGEIQIKLGESVRGCNVFVVQPTSAPVNEHLMELLVTVDALKRASAKSINVVLPYYGYARQDRKARARDPITAKLVADLIQTAGASRVICMDLHAGQIQGFFNIPLDHLVGMPILARYFEHKNLENVVVVSPDLGGVTRARQLAERLGATLAIIDKRRPEPNVSEVMNIIGDVRGRHAILIDDIIDTGGTIALAAEALREQGAASIYACCTHAVLSPPALDRLNQAPIEEVVVTNTIARRDYQTMDKLVTLSVAEIIAEAIMRVNDMRSISELFD is encoded by the coding sequence GTGAGCTTTTCGGACCCGAGATTGAAACTCTTTACAGGAAACGCTAACCCGGAATTGGCGCGAGAGATTGCGAATCATATCGGACTTGATCTTGGTGTGATGCAGATCGCTCGCTTTCGCGACGGTGAGATTCAGATCAAGCTTGGAGAGAGCGTGCGCGGATGTAACGTGTTTGTCGTGCAACCGACGTCGGCGCCGGTCAACGAGCACTTGATGGAACTGCTGGTGACGGTGGACGCGCTAAAGCGCGCTTCAGCCAAGAGCATCAATGTGGTTTTGCCTTATTACGGCTATGCGCGCCAGGATCGCAAGGCGCGCGCGCGCGATCCGATTACCGCGAAACTGGTTGCGGATCTCATTCAAACGGCGGGCGCGAGCCGTGTCATTTGCATGGATCTGCATGCGGGGCAAATTCAAGGCTTTTTTAACATCCCACTCGACCACCTCGTGGGAATGCCGATTCTGGCCCGCTATTTTGAGCATAAAAATTTAGAGAACGTAGTAGTTGTCTCGCCGGATCTTGGCGGCGTTACGCGCGCGCGGCAATTGGCAGAGCGCCTAGGCGCGACGCTTGCAATCATTGACAAGCGGCGACCTGAGCCGAATGTCTCTGAAGTAATGAACATCATCGGTGACGTGCGCGGCCGTCACGCGATTTTGATTGATGACATCATCGACACGGGCGGCACGATTGCGCTCGCCGCTGAGGCGCTTCGCGAGCAGGGGGCGGCGTCGATTTACGCGTGCTGCACGCACGCGGTGCTGTCTCCGCCTGCGCTTGACCGTTTGAACCAGGCGCCGATTGAAGAGGTTGTGGTGACAAACACGATCGCGCGGCGCGATTACCAGACGATGGACAAGCTGGTGACGCTTTCTGTCGCTGAGATCATCGCTGAAGCAATCATGCGTGTGAATGACATGCGCAGCATCAGCGAATTGTTTGACTGA
- a CDS encoding 50S ribosomal protein L25, which translates to MTTQTIEAKTRTPSSKGERKRLRKAGTVMGVIYGRGRAPLSISLAGDVVRQRVSGHRVVRIECDGVIHPSIVKRIHRHPISRHIMDVEFHEVVGDEVTEASVPLILRGLEAVEKRGGIVSQQTLEIVISAKLDDIPEWVALDIGHLNVGEVMHMRDVLLPSGVKLADDPGEIIISVIAPKATVADVGVTAEAVERTTAPSA; encoded by the coding sequence ATGACGACTCAGACCATTGAAGCAAAGACGCGCACGCCAAGCAGCAAAGGGGAGCGCAAGCGCCTTCGCAAAGCGGGAACGGTGATGGGCGTCATATACGGCCGGGGCCGTGCGCCACTCTCGATTTCGCTCGCAGGGGATGTCGTCCGCCAGCGCGTCTCAGGGCATCGCGTTGTGCGGATTGAGTGTGACGGAGTAATTCACCCGTCGATCGTCAAACGTATTCATCGCCATCCGATCTCGCGTCATATCATGGATGTGGAGTTTCATGAAGTGGTGGGCGATGAGGTGACAGAAGCAAGCGTTCCGCTCATTCTGCGCGGTCTTGAAGCTGTCGAAAAACGCGGCGGCATCGTTTCGCAACAGACGCTAGAGATTGTGATTTCTGCGAAACTCGATGATATTCCAGAATGGGTCGCATTAGATATTGGCCATTTAAACGTGGGAGAAGTCATGCACATGCGCGATGTATTGCTGCCATCTGGTGTGAAGTTGGCAGACGATCCAGGTGAAATCATCATCTCGGTGATCGCGCCAAAGGCGACGGTGGCAGATGTGGGCGTCACAGCCGAGGCAGTGGAACGGACGACCGCGCCGAGCGCGTAG
- the cphA gene encoding cyanophycin synthetase, with protein MKVIHYRHLDGPNLYLHRPVLVVRVDLEEFTERESYEYHGFVERLLTALPGLYDHYCATGRPGGFVERLYGGTYFGHIIEHVAIEMLTRLGYTSNFGKTRNALFPGIYDIIIECKNETVVRRVLQVAMEYVEACAKQYAYPLEGQMSQLHKLVAHSELGPSTAAIAQAAARRQIPVRRIGAGSLLQLGYGKFRRYVQATMTQLTSAIGVDIASDKALTKQILDECGIRIPLGVVTDSVAEALHFLQTHNVPIALKPLHGNQGRGVTVGIRLPHEVEAAFAFAQTISREVVVEEYVRGRQYRLLVVDQRLVAAAERVPAHVVGDGVHAIQELIDRVNQQPERGEDHEKPLTRIVVDQAVMRHLEREKRTLRDIPRYGERVWLRDSANLSTGGIAIDVSRDVDPFFERLALRAARAVALDVCGVDLIAEDIAQKGESQSYAVIEVNAAPGIRMHHHPSVGESRDVAAAIVDQMYPRGMPSRIPIVSVTGTNGKTTTTRLIRHILRESGLTVGMTSTEGVYIDEECVLAGDTTGPQSARVVLSDARVEAAVLETARGGIQRAGLGYDMADVGIITSLADDHIGQDGITSVEDILKIKSLIVECLTTTGLAVLNADVPALVDLSERLRHPVAFVSRHADNPVIVRHLARGGMAFFVREGWLVEAAGSLEWNVARIEDISITIGGAAAFHIINCLCAIAAARHLGMTRRVCADALHTFRSDRHNPGRSNVFRLRNGQYVICDYGHNTEGVRAIGEMAMRLSGRRVPCVIGFPGDRDNRILEAAAQAAADYFSPIFVKEDSDKRGRREGELANLIAAALARTGRAENVTIELDEVKALREMIRTQPDEPLLIMFHEKLEPVRNALIEQGAIEVSELKLAAQPSISAM; from the coding sequence GTGAAGGTCATCCATTATCGTCATCTTGACGGTCCAAATCTGTATCTCCATCGACCCGTTCTGGTCGTGCGTGTCGATCTTGAGGAATTCACGGAGCGCGAGAGTTATGAGTACCACGGGTTTGTCGAACGTCTCTTGACCGCGCTGCCAGGGCTTTATGATCATTACTGCGCGACGGGGAGACCTGGCGGATTTGTCGAACGGCTCTATGGTGGGACCTATTTTGGACATATCATCGAGCATGTCGCGATTGAGATGCTCACGCGACTCGGATACACCTCCAATTTTGGAAAGACGCGAAACGCTTTGTTCCCAGGAATCTATGACATCATCATCGAGTGCAAGAATGAGACGGTCGTGCGCCGTGTGTTGCAGGTCGCGATGGAGTACGTCGAGGCTTGCGCAAAACAGTACGCGTATCCGCTTGAGGGACAGATGAGTCAGTTGCACAAGCTCGTTGCGCACAGTGAACTTGGTCCGAGTACTGCCGCGATTGCACAGGCAGCCGCGCGGCGGCAGATTCCGGTGCGCCGTATTGGCGCGGGAAGCCTGTTGCAACTGGGCTATGGGAAGTTCAGGCGTTACGTGCAAGCGACGATGACGCAGTTGACCTCAGCGATTGGCGTTGACATCGCGAGTGACAAAGCGCTAACCAAACAAATCCTTGATGAGTGCGGAATTCGCATACCACTTGGTGTGGTGACCGATTCGGTTGCCGAGGCGCTGCATTTTTTGCAGACCCATAACGTGCCGATTGCGCTTAAACCGCTTCACGGCAATCAGGGGCGCGGTGTCACGGTGGGCATCCGCCTGCCGCACGAGGTTGAGGCGGCGTTTGCCTTTGCGCAGACGATCTCGCGCGAGGTGGTCGTAGAAGAGTATGTGCGCGGCAGACAGTATCGGCTCTTGGTCGTCGACCAGCGTCTTGTCGCGGCGGCTGAGCGCGTCCCGGCGCACGTTGTGGGCGATGGCGTGCATGCGATCCAAGAACTGATTGACCGTGTCAATCAACAGCCCGAGCGCGGGGAGGATCACGAGAAGCCACTTACGCGCATTGTTGTCGATCAGGCAGTCATGCGCCATCTGGAGAGGGAAAAACGAACACTGCGCGATATTCCCCGCTATGGAGAGCGCGTATGGCTTCGTGACAGTGCCAATCTGAGCACGGGTGGCATCGCGATCGACGTGAGCCGCGATGTCGACCCCTTCTTTGAGCGGCTGGCTTTGCGGGCGGCGCGCGCGGTTGCTCTTGACGTGTGCGGTGTCGATCTGATCGCCGAGGACATTGCGCAAAAAGGCGAATCGCAAAGCTACGCGGTGATCGAGGTGAACGCAGCGCCTGGGATTCGCATGCATCATCACCCGAGCGTGGGTGAGTCGCGTGATGTCGCGGCGGCGATTGTCGATCAGATGTACCCGCGCGGCATGCCGAGCCGTATCCCCATCGTGAGTGTGACAGGCACAAACGGCAAAACCACGACGACACGTCTGATTCGCCATATTCTACGTGAATCGGGATTGACCGTCGGGATGACGAGCACCGAAGGCGTGTATATTGACGAAGAGTGTGTTCTTGCCGGGGACACAACGGGTCCGCAGAGTGCTCGGGTTGTCTTGTCAGACGCGCGCGTCGAAGCGGCTGTGCTTGAGACCGCGCGCGGAGGAATCCAGCGGGCGGGACTCGGGTATGACATGGCGGATGTCGGGATCATCACTTCGCTTGCTGATGATCACATTGGGCAAGACGGCATCACGTCGGTGGAGGATATTCTCAAAATCAAATCGCTAATCGTCGAGTGTCTCACGACAACGGGGCTTGCGGTGCTAAACGCCGACGTGCCAGCGCTTGTGGATCTTTCAGAGAGGCTGCGCCACCCTGTCGCTTTTGTCAGCCGCCATGCGGATAACCCGGTCATCGTGCGGCACCTTGCGCGCGGCGGCATGGCTTTTTTTGTGCGCGAGGGATGGCTCGTCGAGGCGGCTGGCTCACTTGAGTGGAATGTCGCACGGATTGAGGACATCTCCATTACCATCGGGGGAGCCGCCGCGTTTCACATCATCAATTGTCTGTGCGCGATTGCAGCCGCTCGCCATCTTGGAATGACGCGGCGGGTGTGTGCAGATGCGTTGCACACGTTTCGCTCGGATCGCCACAACCCTGGCAGAAGCAATGTGTTTCGCCTGAGAAATGGACAATACGTGATTTGCGACTATGGGCACAACACCGAAGGCGTTCGCGCGATCGGCGAGATGGCCATGCGCCTTTCTGGACGGCGCGTGCCGTGTGTGATCGGGTTTCCCGGAGATCGCGACAACCGCATTCTTGAAGCTGCAGCGCAGGCGGCGGCTGATTATTTCTCACCGATTTTTGTGAAGGAAGACAGTGACAAAAGAGGACGGCGCGAAGGGGAACTCGCGAACCTGATCGCAGCGGCGCTTGCGCGCACGGGTCGCGCGGAGAATGTCACGATTGAGCTTGACGAAGTGAAGGCGCTGCGCGAGATGATTCGAACACAGCCAGATGAACCGCTGCTGATCATGTTTCACGAGAAGTTGGAGCCTGTGCGAAATGCCCTGATTGAGCAGGGGGCCATTGAAGTCAGCGAACTGAAATTGGCAGCACAGCCGTCGATCTCTGCAATGTAA
- the purR gene encoding pur operon repressor — protein sequence MRRSERIVRLTRELMNHPGQPLSLTDLADHYSVAKSSLSEDLAIIRTVMEHDREGLLRTQLGAAGGVVFEPSIPLTTAERFVVSLMERFHQGARMLPGGYLYIADVMADPVVVRTAGRMFGEMFRDKRPDVVLTVETNGIPLAVMTAQDLHVPYVVARRDHTWLEGPSVSTNYESGSDRRLHTMSLARRSIKQGARVVIVDDFMKAGGTIRGMTSLMEEFSADVVGIGVLLSTSEPQDKRVGTYTSLLVLDSVDAADGAIHMSRGNYFSRVEEEQHG from the coding sequence TTGCGTCGAAGTGAACGCATCGTGCGCCTCACCCGCGAACTGATGAATCATCCTGGGCAGCCGCTGTCGCTTACGGATCTCGCGGATCACTACAGTGTGGCAAAGTCGTCACTGAGTGAGGATCTGGCGATCATTCGGACGGTTATGGAGCATGACAGAGAAGGGCTGTTGCGCACACAACTGGGCGCCGCAGGCGGTGTAGTCTTTGAGCCGAGTATCCCGCTGACAACCGCTGAACGTTTTGTCGTGTCGCTCATGGAACGGTTTCATCAGGGCGCGCGGATGCTGCCCGGAGGGTATCTATACATCGCGGATGTGATGGCCGATCCGGTGGTCGTGCGAACGGCGGGGCGCATGTTCGGGGAGATGTTCCGTGATAAGCGGCCGGATGTGGTGTTGACAGTGGAGACGAACGGCATTCCACTCGCTGTGATGACAGCCCAGGATTTGCACGTGCCCTACGTTGTGGCGCGGCGCGATCACACGTGGCTGGAAGGTCCTTCTGTGAGTACAAACTATGAGTCCGGCTCGGATCGACGCCTACATACCATGTCACTCGCGCGGCGCTCGATCAAGCAGGGTGCGCGCGTGGTCATCGTCGATGACTTTATGAAAGCGGGTGGCACCATTCGCGGCATGACGTCGCTCATGGAAGAATTCTCGGCGGATGTGGTCGGGATCGGCGTGCTTCTTTCTACGTCTGAACCGCAGGATAAGCGCGTCGGAACATATACATCGCTTTTGGTTCTTGACTCGGTGGATGCGGCGGATGGCGCGATTCACATGAGCCGGGGCAACTATTTTTCACGAGTGGAGGAAGAGCAACATGGATGA